A genomic segment from Propioniciclava sp. MC1595 encodes:
- a CDS encoding ATP-binding protein: MSQHRLRRVQLVNWGTFDGAWSFDVPRKGLLLTGPSGAGKSSVLDAMASILVRPARLKFNAAAQGTETGDRERSLVTYVLGAYKRETDTETGEVGTAFLRKGPTWSGVALTFDDGRGALTTLLRLFHLRAGTVSGADLKSMFVLAPEEVDLLSLQPYAKDGIENRRLSQVSSGWDVFGADAYTGFANKFRRRLGLGSEQAQVLLHKTQSAKNLTNLDSLFRDSMLDEPDTFELAEQTVGQFEELTLAHAAVVDARRQVEALTPLRGLGDDHAAALSSLRRLTDEGEHLTTWLTGRNLLEVEEDLARQRPALGRFKTELGEAEARWEAAESGRVDAQRALDGSAGAELGTLEELLSTQRAQLAERREKVAALTATAAFLGLDWPSSAADVERFQTTLLALADGFEDEQRDHQARVYELHQQHGEARRRRDAVNADLEALRRHRSNLDPRLLATRQLLADRLQVAESTLPFAGELIQVKPSESAWNGAIERVLGSFARTLVVPEPHYLAAAEVIDGQYLGARLVYERVATDRPCADDWSPDEPSLLAKVDLAEGPYRDWIADRLRRRFDYACVDHVAEFRQHDRAVTRAGQVKHSATLHEKDDRGRVDERRRWVLGFSIEAKEAELVRIQRDAERDVTAAVQELDELGRGDADRQRRRDALAQLDPIAWGDLDLAVLEKRLHVTQGRLAQLRSDHRDAPALELALERAKAAVEDAEALRRTLAGKYDEVARTVRDLDIRVTDLTAELEGAEPVPDAVAAQLKAAASELAVRPERLEAAMREQLGQRHAEADRRRSLTERHIVRHMGAYRREWSNQAADWGEEVEFLAEYLERLGSLERDGLPTFEKRFFHLLGEQTRNNIGQLSMKIRSARREIRTRVDEVNKSLRLTEFSPGGHLQIDVRDRALPEVEKFLGTLTAITADSITDVFASDDPGDRTAAEERFALMKGILDRLGSADEKAWRERCLDTRQHVQFQARVLDADGGQLDVFTGSGGRSGGERQKLVTFCLAAALRFQLAPAGQAEPEYALVVIDEAFDKADHRFTQAGLEVFRTFGFQLLLATPMKMLQTIDDYVGGVAMVTNDSGRRSAIHQLAFESDEPLDDVDEVVQDALL, translated from the coding sequence GTGAGCCAGCACCGACTACGCCGCGTCCAGCTGGTCAACTGGGGCACCTTTGACGGCGCGTGGTCGTTCGACGTCCCGCGCAAGGGGCTGCTGCTCACCGGCCCGTCGGGCGCGGGAAAGTCGTCGGTCCTCGACGCGATGGCATCCATCCTCGTCCGTCCCGCGCGGCTGAAGTTCAACGCGGCCGCCCAAGGGACCGAGACCGGTGACCGCGAGCGTAGTCTGGTCACCTACGTGTTGGGTGCCTACAAGCGCGAGACCGACACCGAGACGGGTGAGGTCGGGACGGCCTTCCTGCGCAAGGGCCCAACCTGGAGTGGTGTGGCCCTCACCTTCGACGACGGTCGGGGCGCCCTCACCACGCTCCTGCGGCTGTTCCACCTGCGCGCTGGCACCGTGAGCGGTGCGGACCTGAAGTCGATGTTCGTGCTCGCGCCCGAAGAGGTCGACCTGCTGTCCCTCCAGCCCTACGCGAAGGACGGTATCGAGAATCGGCGCCTCAGCCAGGTCTCCAGTGGCTGGGATGTGTTCGGAGCGGACGCCTACACCGGATTCGCGAACAAGTTCCGGCGCCGGCTGGGGTTGGGGTCGGAACAGGCGCAGGTGCTGCTGCACAAGACCCAGTCGGCGAAGAACCTGACCAACCTCGACTCGCTGTTCCGCGACTCCATGCTTGATGAGCCCGACACCTTCGAACTCGCCGAGCAAACGGTGGGCCAGTTCGAAGAGCTCACGCTCGCCCATGCCGCTGTCGTTGACGCCCGCCGGCAGGTCGAAGCCCTCACCCCTCTGCGGGGTCTCGGTGACGACCACGCGGCTGCCCTGAGCTCGCTCCGCCGGTTGACCGACGAGGGGGAGCACCTCACGACGTGGCTGACCGGGCGCAACCTTCTCGAGGTTGAAGAAGACCTGGCTCGTCAGCGCCCGGCGCTGGGGCGGTTCAAGACCGAGTTGGGTGAGGCAGAGGCGCGTTGGGAAGCTGCGGAGAGCGGGCGGGTCGATGCCCAACGTGCGCTCGACGGCTCGGCGGGTGCAGAACTCGGGACACTCGAGGAACTCCTGAGCACGCAGCGGGCACAGCTCGCGGAGCGCCGCGAGAAGGTCGCCGCACTGACCGCGACCGCGGCCTTCCTCGGGCTCGACTGGCCTTCGTCCGCGGCGGACGTCGAGCGGTTCCAGACCACGTTGTTGGCACTTGCTGACGGGTTCGAGGACGAGCAACGCGATCACCAAGCGCGGGTGTACGAGCTGCACCAACAGCACGGGGAGGCGCGGCGACGCAGGGACGCCGTGAATGCTGACCTCGAAGCGCTCCGCAGGCACAGATCAAATCTCGACCCGCGCCTGCTGGCGACGAGGCAGCTCCTCGCTGACCGGCTCCAAGTGGCCGAGTCGACGCTGCCGTTCGCTGGCGAACTCATTCAGGTCAAGCCCTCCGAGTCGGCCTGGAACGGCGCCATCGAGCGCGTGCTCGGGTCGTTCGCCCGTACCCTCGTCGTTCCCGAGCCGCACTACCTCGCCGCCGCGGAGGTCATCGATGGCCAGTACCTGGGCGCCCGGTTGGTGTACGAGAGGGTGGCGACCGATCGCCCATGCGCGGATGACTGGTCTCCCGACGAACCCTCACTGTTGGCCAAGGTCGACCTCGCCGAGGGCCCCTACCGGGATTGGATCGCTGACCGGCTGCGCCGGCGGTTCGACTACGCGTGCGTCGACCATGTCGCTGAGTTCCGCCAGCACGATCGGGCAGTCACGCGGGCCGGCCAGGTCAAGCACTCGGCCACCCTGCACGAGAAGGACGACCGGGGGCGCGTCGATGAGCGGCGCCGCTGGGTGCTCGGCTTCTCGATCGAGGCGAAGGAGGCCGAACTCGTCAGGATCCAGAGGGACGCCGAGCGCGACGTCACGGCTGCCGTGCAGGAACTCGACGAACTGGGTCGTGGCGATGCCGACCGACAGCGGCGTCGCGATGCGCTCGCCCAGCTCGACCCCATCGCATGGGGTGACCTCGACCTGGCCGTGCTGGAGAAGAGACTGCACGTGACGCAGGGGCGCCTCGCTCAACTGCGCAGCGACCACCGTGACGCGCCGGCCCTCGAGCTGGCGCTCGAGCGAGCCAAAGCGGCGGTCGAGGATGCAGAGGCGCTCCGACGCACCCTCGCCGGGAAGTACGACGAGGTGGCCCGGACCGTCCGCGACCTGGACATCCGGGTCACCGACCTCACGGCGGAGCTTGAGGGTGCCGAACCCGTCCCCGACGCGGTGGCCGCGCAGCTGAAGGCCGCGGCGTCCGAGTTGGCGGTGCGGCCCGAGCGGCTCGAAGCGGCAATGCGTGAACAGCTCGGTCAACGCCACGCCGAGGCCGACCGGCGCCGGTCCTTGACCGAGCGTCACATCGTTCGCCACATGGGCGCATATCGGAGGGAGTGGTCGAACCAGGCCGCCGACTGGGGTGAAGAAGTCGAGTTCCTCGCCGAGTATCTGGAGCGGCTCGGATCGCTTGAGCGCGACGGACTGCCGACCTTCGAGAAACGGTTCTTCCATCTGTTGGGAGAGCAGACTCGCAACAACATCGGGCAGCTCTCGATGAAGATCCGCAGCGCGCGCCGCGAAATCCGCACGCGGGTCGACGAGGTCAACAAGTCGCTGCGGCTCACCGAGTTCTCGCCCGGGGGCCACCTGCAGATCGACGTGCGGGACCGGGCGCTGCCCGAGGTGGAGAAGTTCCTGGGCACGCTCACCGCCATCACAGCTGACTCGATCACCGACGTCTTCGCCTCCGACGACCCCGGAGATCGGACGGCGGCCGAGGAGCGGTTCGCCTTGATGAAGGGCATCCTCGACCGTCTCGGTTCGGCCGACGAGAAGGCGTGGCGTGAGCGCTGCCTGGACACGCGGCAGCACGTGCAGTTCCAGGCCCGGGTGCTCGACGCCGATGGTGGCCAGCTCGACGTCTTCACGGGCTCGGGCGGGCGGTCGGGAGGTGAACGCCAGAAGCTGGTCACCTTCTGTCTGGCCGCGGCCCTGCGCTTCCAACTCGCGCCAGCGGGGCAGGCCGAGCCGGAGTATGCGCTCGTGGTGATCGACGAGGCGTTCGACAAGGCCGACCACCGGTTCACCCAGGCTGGTTTGGAGGTCTTCAGGACATTCGGCTTCCAGCTGCTGCTGGCAACCCCCATGAAGATGCTCCAGACGATCGACGACTACGTCGGCGGCGTCGCGATGGTGACGAATGACTCGGGCCGGCGCTCCGCGATCCACCAGCTGGCGTTCGAGTCCGATGAGCCGCTCGATGACGTGGACGAGGTCGTCCAGGACGCGCTGCTATGA
- a CDS encoding Wadjet anti-phage system protein JetD domain-containing protein: MRSAGEFRAWATKQWRAHWPGWLAGTNSPRWWPLHPPTETTMSGDPDAVANWVGGWQRQARADGVTVQWVEKQWRAHGAQHLPARATATPAAMARLAGDGDTWSRASLAAERVRAAWPDADLAEAVRVSARTLGRMEEPDVVRLLAVLGWLATHPESGLWERELPVPDVHTKWVERHRSAVEALASATTGSEGTGLRRTPVRFRVRTLDPELDTGVADFAVDIVELSKLAWAPAHVLICENATTIGTLSPLPGVVAVHGMGFAAPSLAEVGWIQSAHQWYWGDVDTYGFQILGHVRAILPEVRSLLMDVATLEEFMTLAVSEPRPFRGEMGYLTAAERAALARVRVSDRRLEQERIPRQAAHRQIRAAMGL, from the coding sequence ATGAGGTCGGCGGGCGAGTTCCGCGCATGGGCAACCAAGCAATGGCGGGCGCACTGGCCGGGCTGGCTCGCCGGGACGAACTCACCCCGGTGGTGGCCGCTGCACCCGCCGACCGAGACCACCATGTCCGGCGATCCGGACGCCGTGGCGAACTGGGTCGGCGGTTGGCAGCGGCAGGCGCGGGCCGACGGCGTGACGGTGCAGTGGGTCGAGAAGCAGTGGCGGGCCCACGGCGCCCAACACCTGCCGGCGCGCGCCACAGCCACGCCCGCGGCCATGGCCCGGCTGGCAGGCGATGGTGACACCTGGAGTCGCGCATCTCTAGCGGCCGAGCGCGTGCGGGCGGCCTGGCCCGACGCAGATCTCGCCGAGGCGGTACGGGTCTCAGCCAGGACGCTGGGTCGGATGGAAGAGCCTGACGTGGTCCGCCTGCTGGCCGTTCTGGGTTGGCTCGCCACGCACCCCGAGTCGGGACTGTGGGAACGAGAGCTACCGGTGCCTGACGTCCACACCAAGTGGGTCGAGCGGCACCGCAGTGCCGTGGAAGCACTGGCGAGCGCCACCACGGGGAGCGAAGGCACCGGTTTGCGCCGCACGCCTGTTCGTTTCCGGGTGCGCACCCTCGACCCCGAACTGGACACCGGGGTGGCGGACTTCGCCGTCGACATCGTGGAGTTGTCGAAGCTTGCGTGGGCGCCCGCCCACGTGCTCATCTGCGAGAACGCCACCACGATCGGAACCCTCTCACCTCTGCCGGGGGTGGTGGCGGTCCACGGCATGGGCTTCGCGGCCCCCTCACTTGCTGAAGTCGGCTGGATCCAGAGTGCGCACCAGTGGTACTGGGGTGATGTGGACACCTATGGGTTCCAGATTCTCGGGCACGTCCGGGCGATCCTTCCGGAGGTGCGCTCACTCCTGATGGATGTGGCCACCCTTGAGGAGTTCATGACGCTGGCTGTCTCCGAACCACGCCCGTTCCGAGGCGAGATGGGCTATCTCACCGCTGCAGAACGGGCAGCACTGGCGCGGGTCAGGGTCAGCGATCGGCGCTTGGAGCAGGAACGCATCCCACGGCAAGCGGCCCACCGCCAAATCCGTGCAGCGATGGGTCTCTGA
- a CDS encoding glutathione peroxidase, producing MPTLYDFTATTITGQERSLADYRGNVVLVVNTASKCGLAPQFAGLEELFKRHADAGLVVLGFPSDQFMNQEFGDDAQIAEHCQLNYGVSFPMFSKVDVNGKGAHPVFQWLRKETGGLLGDAIKWNFTKFLVDREGRVVRRYAPTVEPAQIEADLVKALAG from the coding sequence ATGCCGACCCTGTACGACTTCACCGCCACGACCATCACCGGCCAGGAGCGGAGCTTGGCCGACTACCGCGGGAACGTCGTGCTCGTCGTGAACACCGCGTCCAAGTGCGGCCTGGCTCCCCAGTTCGCCGGGTTGGAGGAACTGTTCAAGCGGCACGCCGACGCCGGCCTCGTCGTGCTGGGGTTCCCGAGCGACCAGTTCATGAACCAGGAGTTCGGCGACGACGCGCAGATCGCCGAGCACTGCCAGCTCAACTACGGGGTCTCGTTCCCGATGTTCTCCAAGGTGGACGTCAACGGCAAGGGCGCCCACCCGGTGTTCCAGTGGCTGCGCAAGGAGACCGGCGGCCTGCTGGGCGACGCGATCAAGTGGAACTTCACCAAGTTCCTCGTCGACCGCGAGGGTCGCGTCGTGCGGCGATACGCGCCCACCGTCGAGCCCGCGCAGATCGAGGCCGACCTGGTGAAGGCGCTCGCGGGCTGA
- a CDS encoding AarF/ABC1/UbiB kinase family protein translates to MKESTLRLRYWRIVLFFGRVVFGFIAWEVVGPRLGLRRLAERTREQRLQRTAARFRVLAIALGGLMIKLGQFLSSRLDVLPRSITNELSGLQDEVPAEELDALLSVATAELGGPLSEHFAWFDEEPLAAASLGQAHRARLRDADADELGFRDVVVKIQRPHIQQVIEVDLAALRRVGRWLTRYRPIASRANVPGLVEEFAHTSLNEVEYLAEAANAERFAENFAADPRVKVPRIVWELTSRRVLTMEDVSAIKIADHAAITAAGIDRGQVATVLVESYLQQIFQDSFVHLDPHPGNLFVTPITDPAPGEPAWKLTFIDFGMMGEVPENLREGLTEALISVGLRDGARAVRSMEILNVILPGADMHLIERASTEVFARFGGMSMDELVNVPPEEMIEFARQFRELVFELPFQVPEDMLMLGRSVGILSGVATGLEPSFNVWAVLTPYAATLVSGEGGLSVDRIVKEAADLGRTLLALPGRVDRVLTSAERGELTVRTPRVAAQVERLNRTARGTNGVLVFAALLLAGAVALGTDPVLGRWLMGLSAAPLLWAMIAGRSPRPFH, encoded by the coding sequence ATGAAGGAATCGACCCTACGCCTGCGCTACTGGCGCATCGTCCTCTTCTTCGGTCGGGTGGTCTTCGGCTTCATCGCGTGGGAGGTGGTCGGCCCCCGTCTGGGGCTCCGCCGGCTCGCGGAGCGGACGCGCGAGCAGCGCCTCCAGCGGACCGCGGCACGCTTCCGCGTGCTGGCCATCGCCCTCGGCGGGCTCATGATCAAGCTGGGCCAGTTCCTGTCGTCCCGACTGGACGTGCTCCCGCGGTCCATCACGAACGAGCTGTCGGGCCTCCAGGACGAGGTGCCCGCCGAGGAACTCGACGCTCTGCTCTCCGTCGCCACCGCCGAGCTCGGGGGTCCCCTGTCGGAGCACTTCGCCTGGTTCGACGAGGAACCGCTCGCCGCCGCGTCCCTGGGGCAGGCGCACCGTGCCCGGCTGCGCGACGCGGACGCGGACGAACTGGGGTTCCGCGATGTCGTGGTCAAGATCCAGCGGCCGCACATCCAGCAGGTGATCGAGGTCGACCTCGCCGCCCTGCGCCGGGTCGGTCGGTGGCTCACCCGCTATCGCCCCATCGCGTCGCGGGCCAACGTGCCGGGGCTCGTCGAGGAGTTCGCTCACACCTCGCTGAACGAGGTGGAGTACCTCGCCGAGGCGGCCAACGCCGAGCGGTTCGCGGAGAACTTCGCCGCCGACCCGCGCGTCAAGGTCCCGCGCATCGTGTGGGAACTCACCAGCCGTCGTGTGCTGACCATGGAGGACGTCTCGGCCATCAAGATCGCCGACCACGCCGCCATCACCGCCGCGGGGATCGATCGCGGGCAGGTCGCCACCGTGCTGGTCGAGAGCTACCTGCAACAGATCTTCCAGGACTCCTTCGTCCACCTCGACCCCCACCCCGGCAACCTGTTCGTCACGCCGATCACCGACCCCGCCCCCGGCGAGCCGGCCTGGAAGCTCACCTTCATCGACTTCGGCATGATGGGCGAGGTCCCCGAGAACCTCCGCGAGGGCCTGACCGAAGCGCTGATCTCCGTCGGCCTGCGCGACGGTGCCCGTGCCGTGCGGTCGATGGAGATCCTGAACGTGATCCTTCCCGGCGCCGACATGCACCTGATCGAGCGGGCGTCCACGGAGGTGTTCGCCCGGTTCGGCGGGATGAGCATGGACGAGTTGGTCAACGTCCCCCCCGAGGAGATGATCGAGTTCGCCCGGCAGTTCCGCGAACTGGTCTTCGAACTGCCCTTCCAGGTGCCCGAGGACATGCTGATGCTCGGCCGATCGGTGGGGATCCTGTCGGGCGTCGCGACCGGCCTGGAGCCGAGCTTCAACGTCTGGGCGGTGCTCACGCCGTACGCAGCCACACTCGTGTCCGGCGAGGGCGGGCTGTCCGTGGACCGGATCGTCAAGGAGGCGGCCGACCTCGGCCGGACCCTCCTGGCGCTGCCGGGACGGGTCGACCGCGTCCTCACCAGCGCCGAGCGGGGCGAGCTCACGGTGCGGACGCCACGGGTGGCGGCCCAGGTGGAGCGCCTCAACCGCACGGCCCGCGGGACGAACGGGGTGCTCGTGTTCGCGGCACTGCTGCTCGCGGGCGCGGTCGCGCTCGGGACGGATCCCGTGCTGGGTCGGTGGCTGATGGGGCTGTCCGCGGCGCCGCTGCTGTGGGCGATGATCGCCGGGCGCTCCCCGCGTCCGTTCCACTGA
- a CDS encoding PadR family transcriptional regulator, whose product MHHRHAHGPGGRGFQQLMDLIGLQDAPPAGAGRARRGDVRTATLLLLTEQPMHGYQIIREITDRSGGAWSPSAGSVYPTLQMLADEGLIDSEHSEGKKVYRLTESGAAAAAGLGGQRAPWEEAAGTTSDRTALQQSAARLAQAVFQVARTASESQRASATEVLDEARRKLYSLLAQD is encoded by the coding sequence ATGCACCATCGTCACGCCCATGGCCCAGGCGGCCGTGGCTTCCAGCAACTCATGGACCTGATCGGGCTCCAGGACGCTCCCCCTGCCGGCGCCGGGCGTGCCCGACGCGGCGACGTCCGGACGGCCACCCTGCTGCTCCTCACCGAGCAGCCCATGCACGGCTACCAGATCATTCGGGAGATCACGGACCGCAGCGGCGGCGCGTGGAGCCCCAGCGCGGGGTCGGTCTACCCCACGCTGCAGATGCTCGCCGATGAGGGCCTGATCGACTCGGAGCACTCCGAGGGCAAGAAGGTCTATCGCTTGACCGAGTCCGGCGCCGCGGCTGCCGCAGGCCTCGGTGGGCAGCGCGCTCCGTGGGAGGAGGCCGCCGGGACGACGTCCGACCGCACGGCCCTGCAGCAGTCGGCCGCCCGCCTGGCCCAGGCGGTGTTCCAGGTGGCCCGAACGGCCTCGGAGAGCCAGCGCGCCAGCGCGACCGAGGTCCTCGACGAGGCACGCCGGAAGCTGTACAGCCTCCTGGCCCAGGACTGA
- a CDS encoding NAD(P)-binding protein, whose translation MATHTITVPNPGPLDDTHHDVVVVGAGITGLTTAALLARAGK comes from the coding sequence ATGGCCACGCACACGATCACGGTGCCGAACCCGGGCCCGCTCGACGACACGCACCACGACGTCGTGGTCGTCGGTGCGGGGATCACCGGCCTGACCACGGCGGCGCTCCTCGCGCGGGCGGGCAAGTAG
- the lgt gene encoding prolipoprotein diacylglyceryl transferase, with amino-acid sequence MSPFALQFPDIDPVAITVFGRPIYWYAIMYLLAFAIAYVLMRRRLHHEPYRSITKPSAWTPELIDDVLFYSILGVILGGRLGYCFFYNPAYYLANPLDIIRIWDGGMSFHGGALGVILALALLARVKGRPFLQLGDFLVPTIPLGLAAGRIGNFINGELWGREAPEGLPWAMIFPTGGAVARHPSQIYQALLEGVLLFVILWLYARAPRLRGQVAGAFLLGYGILRFIGEFFREPDAHLGFLSLGMSMGQWLCVPMVIAGVALLVWAQRAGIDDREDETDGDGTAERTPVGEVAGAGAGPSEGSDGSEGNEGRAPYQ; translated from the coding sequence GTGAGCCCTTTCGCCCTGCAGTTCCCCGACATCGACCCGGTGGCCATCACCGTGTTCGGACGCCCGATCTATTGGTACGCCATCATGTACCTCCTCGCGTTCGCGATCGCGTACGTGCTGATGCGGCGCCGGCTTCACCACGAGCCCTACCGCTCGATCACGAAGCCTTCCGCGTGGACGCCGGAGCTGATCGACGACGTCCTCTTCTACTCGATCCTCGGCGTGATCCTCGGCGGCCGGCTCGGGTACTGCTTCTTCTACAACCCGGCCTACTACCTCGCGAATCCGCTCGACATCATCCGAATCTGGGACGGCGGGATGAGCTTCCATGGTGGGGCGCTCGGCGTGATCCTCGCGCTCGCCCTCCTCGCGCGCGTCAAGGGCCGCCCATTCCTGCAGCTCGGCGACTTCCTGGTCCCCACGATCCCGCTCGGCCTCGCGGCCGGCCGGATCGGCAACTTCATCAACGGCGAGCTGTGGGGGCGCGAGGCGCCCGAGGGTCTGCCGTGGGCGATGATCTTCCCGACGGGTGGCGCGGTGGCCCGCCACCCGTCGCAGATCTACCAGGCTCTCCTCGAAGGCGTTCTGCTCTTCGTCATCCTGTGGCTCTACGCACGCGCACCCCGCCTGCGCGGCCAGGTGGCCGGCGCCTTCCTGCTCGGTTACGGCATCCTGCGCTTCATCGGCGAGTTCTTCCGCGAGCCGGACGCCCACCTGGGATTCCTCTCGCTCGGCATGAGCATGGGCCAGTGGCTCTGCGTGCCGATGGTCATCGCCGGCGTGGCGCTGCTCGTGTGGGCTCAGAGGGCCGGGATCGATGATCGCGAAGACGAGACCGACGGCGACGGGACGGCCGAGAGGACCCCCGTCGGGGAGGTTGCCGGTGCCGGTGCCGGGCCAAGCGAGGGGAGCGATGGGAGCGAGGGGAACGAGGGCAGGGCACCGTACCAATAG
- a CDS encoding alpha/beta hydrolase, which produces MSLHPAFRAYLDELNPLVDQAAASGFVPTPESARAALAGLNQFAAAPIEVADVSDREIDGVPVRVYVPTPGVPSDVVYFIHGGGHMAGDLDVYDFQCRRVAAATRMVVVSVDYVRAPEAPYPCGLEEAYRVLRALPTALGDVATTGRIHAVADSGGGAKLASIAQRVARGEWESPIDRQVLIYPSLDYTMSGPSMERLGRGYFLSAERVAWYFDNYFPEGTDRAAASPALGPFDAAMPETLVIAAEYDPLLSEAETYVERAAGAGAPVRLLIASGMIHAFAFFETMIPEDIERLYSVITGYLREGEAPADWA; this is translated from the coding sequence ATGAGCCTCCACCCCGCCTTTCGCGCGTATCTCGACGAGCTGAACCCGCTGGTGGACCAGGCGGCCGCCTCCGGATTCGTCCCCACCCCCGAGTCCGCGCGGGCCGCGCTCGCGGGCCTGAACCAGTTCGCGGCCGCACCAATCGAAGTCGCCGACGTGTCCGATCGCGAGATCGACGGCGTTCCCGTGCGCGTGTACGTGCCCACCCCCGGAGTCCCGAGCGACGTCGTCTACTTCATCCACGGCGGTGGCCACATGGCCGGGGACCTCGACGTCTACGACTTCCAGTGCCGCCGCGTGGCTGCGGCAACCCGCATGGTGGTCGTCTCGGTGGACTATGTGCGCGCACCCGAGGCCCCGTACCCTTGCGGCCTCGAAGAGGCGTACCGCGTCCTTCGCGCGCTCCCGACGGCGTTGGGTGACGTCGCGACCACCGGCCGCATCCACGCCGTGGCGGACTCGGGCGGCGGCGCGAAACTCGCCTCGATCGCCCAGCGGGTTGCCCGCGGCGAGTGGGAGTCCCCCATCGACCGCCAGGTGCTGATCTACCCGAGCCTCGACTACACGATGAGCGGCCCCTCGATGGAGAGGCTCGGGCGGGGTTACTTCCTGTCCGCGGAGCGCGTCGCGTGGTATTTCGACAACTATTTCCCGGAGGGGACGGACCGCGCGGCCGCCTCGCCCGCCCTGGGACCGTTCGACGCGGCGATGCCCGAGACCCTCGTCATCGCCGCCGAGTACGATCCTCTCCTGTCCGAGGCCGAGACGTACGTGGAACGGGCGGCCGGGGCCGGAGCTCCCGTTCGCCTCCTCATCGCCAGCGGAATGATCCACGCCTTCGCCTTCTTCGAGACGATGATTCCCGAAGACATCGAGAGGCTTTACTCGGTCATCACCGGGTACCTGCGCGAAGGAGAGGCGCCCGCGGACTGGGCGTGA
- a CDS encoding MFS transporter: protein MRRRVDPHAQEEPGDRAAPSPAVERDDLLKGLGMPDVSTSHSAPAHPYADLGTTKKVLLVATTFTSYMLFAVAWNWGDMYVTSLGFSASRTAVMTNAITLAQVVGSIVAANVIVQLGTRKAYTLAGALIVFGGLVSLTQAFPLVFFIRFVMGLGGALMVVMGSAIAAKVLTGRDLQIANGIGSVAFNTGLAVAITFGVRFSGRPTIAVVIAATLSIILLVTWLVVSKLVLKPEQAQEAAVDHSYTMADGFKEWFNWVFALAYTGLLSYYIVAFTFMDPSTIRWVIYAGIVGALSGTVVSARVEDRLKPVIVVWSALAQVIAAASVLALAGHRLEVLIGVILGFVIFFPMPFFVQTAFIRPGVTPRQIAVTFSIFWAVSYAGSVFIIQIFAWIADATGGLIPGSNVPVSVAPMIFIVIAEASFLIGTFFIWRWFKAQNAFSEEITA from the coding sequence ATGAGACGTCGCGTCGATCCGCACGCTCAAGAAGAGCCGGGCGATCGGGCGGCGCCCTCACCCGCCGTCGAACGCGACGACCTTCTGAAAGGGCTCGGAATGCCTGACGTCTCCACCTCCCATTCGGCCCCGGCCCACCCCTACGCCGATCTGGGAACCACCAAGAAAGTCCTCTTGGTCGCCACCACGTTCACCAGTTACATGCTCTTCGCGGTCGCGTGGAACTGGGGCGACATGTACGTCACGAGCCTCGGGTTCTCCGCTTCGCGGACCGCCGTGATGACGAACGCCATCACGCTCGCCCAGGTGGTGGGATCGATCGTGGCCGCCAACGTGATCGTGCAGCTCGGTACGCGCAAGGCGTACACACTGGCCGGTGCCCTCATCGTCTTCGGCGGTCTGGTCTCGCTCACGCAGGCGTTTCCGCTTGTCTTCTTCATCCGGTTCGTCATGGGCCTCGGCGGCGCGCTGATGGTCGTGATGGGGTCCGCGATCGCCGCGAAGGTACTGACGGGGCGCGATCTCCAGATCGCGAACGGCATCGGCTCGGTGGCATTCAACACGGGCCTCGCCGTGGCCATCACCTTTGGCGTGCGTTTCAGCGGGCGTCCGACGATCGCCGTCGTCATCGCCGCGACGCTGTCCATCATCCTTCTCGTCACCTGGCTTGTGGTCTCGAAGCTGGTCCTGAAGCCCGAGCAGGCTCAAGAGGCCGCGGTGGATCACTCCTACACGATGGCGGACGGCTTCAAGGAGTGGTTCAACTGGGTGTTCGCGCTCGCCTACACCGGCCTGCTGTCCTACTACATCGTGGCGTTCACGTTCATGGACCCCTCGACGATCCGCTGGGTCATCTACGCGGGAATCGTCGGGGCCCTGTCCGGTACCGTGGTCTCCGCCCGCGTGGAGGACCGCCTCAAGCCGGTGATCGTCGTCTGGAGCGCCCTCGCGCAGGTGATCGCGGCGGCGAGCGTCCTGGCGCTCGCGGGCCACCGCCTCGAGGTGCTCATCGGCGTGATTCTTGGCTTCGTGATCTTCTTCCCGATGCCCTTCTTCGTGCAGACGGCGTTCATCCGCCCCGGCGTCACGCCCCGCCAAATCGCCGTGACGTTCTCCATCTTCTGGGCCGTCAGCTACGCGGGATCGGTGTTCATCATCCAGATCTTCGCGTGGATCGCGGACGCGACCGGTGGGCTCATTCCCGGCTCGAACGTGCCGGTCTCCGTGGCGCCGATGATCTTCATCGTCATCGCCGAGGCGTCGTTCCTGATCGGCACCTTCTTCATCTGGCGCTGGTTCAAAGCGCAGAACGCGTTCTCCGAGGAGATTACGGCATGA